One window of Microbacterium sp. Root61 genomic DNA carries:
- a CDS encoding ABC transporter permease codes for MVGFVARRVGFSVLLALGVSFATFALVFSNGAAIARTILGVDATDAQVAAKAAELGLDRPVVLQYAEWVLAALRGDLGTSYYTGEAVTTIMASRIPVTLALVGIAMLLTAVLSALLGIASAVAGGWVDRVLQFVALIGTAIPNFIVAIVLVMTLAVSARLFPATGYVPFTESPAQWALSLFLPVTAVVIASVGPASQQFRGAVKDVLEKDFVRTLRARGMRSGPVIFGHVFRNAAGPGIIILGLQIIVLLGGVVVIERVFSLPGVGELTVTNSLLGDIPIIMGCVIFIVIVVIIVNLAADLVNAALNPKVRQR; via the coding sequence ATGGTCGGTTTCGTCGCCAGACGTGTGGGGTTCAGCGTGCTGCTCGCGCTGGGAGTGTCGTTCGCGACGTTCGCGCTCGTCTTCAGCAACGGAGCCGCCATCGCGCGCACCATCCTCGGAGTGGATGCGACCGACGCCCAGGTCGCGGCCAAGGCCGCCGAGCTCGGGCTCGACCGCCCGGTGGTCCTCCAGTACGCCGAATGGGTGCTCGCGGCACTCCGTGGCGACCTGGGCACCAGCTACTACACGGGCGAGGCAGTGACGACGATCATGGCGAGCCGTATCCCGGTGACGCTCGCGCTCGTCGGCATCGCGATGCTACTGACAGCGGTGCTCAGCGCCCTGCTCGGCATCGCGAGCGCGGTCGCCGGGGGGTGGGTCGACCGGGTGCTGCAGTTCGTCGCGCTCATCGGAACCGCCATCCCGAACTTCATCGTCGCCATCGTGCTCGTCATGACCCTGGCCGTCAGCGCGAGACTCTTCCCTGCCACCGGTTACGTGCCGTTCACGGAGAGTCCCGCGCAGTGGGCACTCAGTCTGTTCCTGCCAGTCACCGCTGTCGTCATCGCCTCTGTCGGGCCGGCTTCGCAGCAGTTCCGCGGTGCAGTTAAGGATGTGCTGGAGAAGGACTTCGTCCGCACGCTGCGTGCTCGCGGGATGCGATCGGGGCCCGTGATCTTCGGGCATGTGTTCCGCAACGCAGCAGGGCCGGGCATTATCATCCTCGGCCTGCAGATCATCGTCCTGCTGGGCGGAGTCGTCGTCATCGAGCGGGTCTTCTCGCTGCCCGGCGTCGGTGAGCTCACAGTGACGAACTCACTCCTGGGAGACATCCCGATCATCATGGGCTGCGTCATCTTCATCGTCATCGTCGTCATCATCGTCAACCTCGCCGCGGACCTGGTCAACGCCGCCCTCAACCCGAAGGTGAGGCAGCGATGA
- a CDS encoding RNA polymerase sigma factor encodes MTRAAFDALFDEHFITVVRYIERRVWDPSVAEDLAADAFRTGWEKLQHGASVDLPWLLVTAGNKVRDFNKRLGRRRRAEIALRRLDEEPVAEISGLDRLAVREAVSKLSTREREVVLLTYWEGLSADEISAVVGISSGAVWTSLSRSRAKLRSILGDQVMEERGDSEHVAD; translated from the coding sequence GTGACTCGAGCAGCGTTCGACGCGCTGTTCGACGAGCATTTCATCACGGTGGTGCGCTACATCGAACGGCGGGTGTGGGACCCGTCGGTCGCTGAAGATCTCGCGGCCGATGCCTTCCGGACCGGCTGGGAGAAGCTTCAGCACGGCGCATCCGTGGACCTGCCCTGGCTGTTGGTGACCGCAGGAAACAAGGTCCGCGACTTCAACAAGCGGCTCGGGCGCCGGCGTCGCGCGGAGATCGCGCTGCGACGGTTGGACGAGGAGCCCGTTGCGGAGATCAGCGGTCTTGACCGCCTCGCCGTCCGGGAGGCCGTCTCGAAGCTCTCCACGCGAGAGCGAGAGGTGGTGCTCCTCACCTACTGGGAAGGATTGAGCGCAGACGAGATCTCGGCGGTCGTCGGAATCTCGTCCGGGGCAGTGTGGACGAGCCTCAGCCGTTCCCGAGCCAAGCTGCGCAGCATCCTGGGCGACCAGGTCATGGAGGAACGGGGTGATTCAGAACATGTCGCTGACTGA
- a CDS encoding LacI family DNA-binding transcriptional regulator yields MTSSEVAVAGRGRRATAADVARLSGVSRATVSYVLNNAPGQTIPLTTQERVRAAAAELGYVPSAAAASLRRGHSRIILIVTEPALFGFITDPFLSAISSRLTDAGFVPVTHQYSTTEALQALVAEIRPYGVLALIALDPEFKTEIHDAGVPRVYSSGHGDTSYPRPWEEEIGELQAHYLIDRGAERLVYAMPNDENPRTPMARSRAIGVAAVCAARGIPAPIPVEVHMDAESSLEALGAVVASDAVIGICAFDDEVASVVLAAMHRLGKGVPGDVLVIGVDNTPFAPFLTPPLTTITIDGRQTGLALADRFLAGDNGAGAESVSHAIATIVRRGSA; encoded by the coding sequence ATGACGAGCAGCGAGGTAGCTGTCGCAGGACGGGGACGCCGCGCCACGGCGGCCGATGTCGCGCGACTGAGCGGGGTCTCCCGCGCGACCGTCAGCTACGTGTTGAACAACGCCCCCGGGCAGACAATCCCCCTCACCACTCAGGAGCGGGTGCGGGCGGCCGCAGCAGAACTGGGATACGTTCCCAGCGCCGCCGCGGCATCCCTCCGCCGCGGCCATTCCCGCATCATCCTGATCGTCACCGAACCGGCACTGTTCGGGTTCATCACGGATCCGTTCCTGTCTGCGATCTCATCTCGATTGACGGATGCCGGATTCGTTCCCGTCACACACCAATACAGCACAACCGAGGCCTTGCAGGCGCTGGTTGCTGAGATCCGCCCGTACGGAGTGCTCGCGCTGATCGCGTTGGATCCGGAGTTCAAGACGGAGATCCACGATGCCGGAGTTCCGCGCGTCTACTCCTCAGGGCACGGCGACACGAGCTACCCCCGGCCGTGGGAGGAAGAGATCGGCGAGCTGCAGGCGCACTACCTCATCGACCGCGGAGCCGAGCGCCTCGTGTACGCGATGCCCAACGACGAGAATCCGCGCACGCCGATGGCGCGCTCGCGAGCGATCGGCGTCGCCGCCGTCTGCGCAGCGCGTGGGATACCGGCCCCCATACCGGTGGAGGTGCATATGGATGCCGAGAGCTCCCTCGAAGCCCTCGGCGCGGTCGTCGCCTCGGATGCGGTCATCGGGATCTGTGCGTTCGACGACGAGGTGGCGAGCGTCGTGCTAGCGGCAATGCATCGCCTGGGCAAGGGTGTGCCGGGCGATGTCCTCGTGATCGGCGTGGACAACACGCCCTTTGCTCCGTTCCTCACCCCGCCGCTGACCACCATCACAATCGACGGGCGCCAGACCGGCCTCGCCCTCGCGGATCGCTTCCTCGCAGGCGACAACGGCGCCGGCGCGGAGTCCGTTTCCCACGCCATCGCCACAATCGTCCGGCGCGGAAGCGCTTGA
- a CDS encoding ABC transporter substrate-binding protein — MRALTSRRARRISIAAATATIAIALTACSGGGAPTENPTEAKDYSQLRLASSTAQASWDPALQTSAFDGVWQWTAVYDTLLTCNEDGSVGPGAAEDFAFTDDNTSLTMTLRDGMTFEDGTPVDSTAVKASIEHMQTGGGSGAVRVAGLTVDAPDEQTVVVTAPAPRGLLATYMCLSPGIVASPAAIASADVDAVPLSSGPYTFDAAKSTSGSVLTFAKRDDYWNADAYPYEEIVVTIMTDVTARLNALKTGQVDGAALSAQTFAEAEASDLSVLSWVDATNGIIIFDRDGTMVPALAEPKVRQALNLVFDREGIAKGLFQGLADPTTQMFGPETEGFIADLDEDYAYDVAAAKKLMTEAGYPDGFTIEIPSRTPQTDQANPLIVQQFAELGITVTETPIAGATAVPELLSGRFPMTYISMPLSSGLWGVGQSISADATWNVKDNTTPELAALTDAAQSAAGEELTTTLQEINRYVVENAWFIPWNNRTAYFGTAGDVTVSGTPDPYFQTPQLKSFQ, encoded by the coding sequence ATGAGGGCACTGACATCGCGGCGCGCGCGCCGCATCTCGATCGCGGCCGCCACGGCCACTATCGCCATCGCGTTGACCGCGTGTTCCGGTGGGGGCGCGCCCACCGAGAATCCGACGGAAGCCAAGGACTACTCTCAGCTGCGGCTGGCGAGTTCGACGGCGCAGGCATCCTGGGACCCGGCGCTCCAGACAAGTGCGTTCGACGGTGTCTGGCAGTGGACCGCCGTCTACGACACGCTGCTCACCTGCAATGAGGATGGCTCCGTCGGCCCCGGCGCAGCCGAGGACTTCGCCTTCACCGACGACAACACCAGCCTCACGATGACGCTGCGCGACGGCATGACCTTCGAAGACGGCACGCCCGTGGACTCGACGGCCGTCAAGGCGTCCATCGAACACATGCAGACCGGCGGCGGGTCCGGCGCGGTACGCGTCGCAGGGCTCACGGTAGACGCGCCCGATGAGCAGACGGTCGTCGTGACGGCCCCGGCACCCCGCGGCCTGCTGGCGACCTACATGTGCCTCAGCCCGGGCATCGTGGCCTCCCCAGCCGCCATCGCCTCGGCGGACGTCGACGCGGTTCCGCTCAGCTCCGGTCCGTACACCTTCGATGCGGCCAAGTCGACGAGCGGCTCCGTGCTCACCTTCGCCAAGCGCGACGACTACTGGAACGCTGATGCATACCCCTACGAAGAAATCGTCGTGACGATCATGACCGACGTCACCGCGCGCCTGAACGCGCTCAAGACCGGCCAGGTGGACGGTGCCGCCCTGTCGGCGCAGACCTTCGCCGAAGCAGAGGCCTCCGATCTGTCCGTGCTCAGCTGGGTCGACGCCACCAACGGCATCATCATCTTCGATCGCGACGGCACCATGGTGCCCGCTCTCGCGGAGCCCAAGGTGCGCCAGGCGCTGAACTTGGTGTTCGACCGTGAAGGCATTGCGAAGGGACTGTTCCAGGGTCTGGCAGATCCGACCACGCAGATGTTCGGACCCGAGACCGAGGGCTTCATCGCAGATCTCGACGAGGACTACGCCTACGACGTCGCGGCGGCGAAGAAGCTCATGACGGAAGCCGGCTACCCGGACGGTTTCACAATCGAGATCCCGTCGCGCACGCCGCAGACGGATCAGGCCAACCCCCTCATCGTGCAGCAGTTCGCGGAGCTGGGGATCACCGTCACCGAGACGCCGATCGCCGGCGCCACGGCAGTCCCCGAGCTGCTGAGCGGACGATTCCCGATGACGTACATCAGCATGCCGCTCTCGTCCGGCCTCTGGGGCGTGGGGCAATCGATCAGCGCTGACGCGACCTGGAACGTGAAGGACAACACCACACCGGAACTCGCCGCTCTCACCGACGCCGCACAGAGCGCCGCCGGCGAGGAGCTGACGACCACACTGCAGGAAATCAACCGGTACGTCGTCGAGAACGCCTGGTTCATCCCGTGGAACAACCGCACCGCGTACTTCGGCACGGCAGGGGATGTGACGGTCAGCGGCACGCCTGATCCTTACTTCCAGACTCCCCAGCTCAAGTCTTTCCAGTAG
- a CDS encoding VOC family protein, giving the protein MDDTANEGAPPTDGFVQLLPLEFHATPGVEDWHVLFWGAHVFYRTASFAQAAGFVAAIAEAASAVGHDPDVDVRPEGVTVRSFTRPDGALSRKDAELAAAVSAHAHRLGLQSDPSLLAVVGIAVAQDAATDTRPFWEAAFGYRRVGDEDLTDPLRRGPHLWFHELSPARPGRGRTHIDVSVPAEEAEKRVRAAIAAGGRIVDDSQAPSWWTIASPDNHGVDIAGWADVEA; this is encoded by the coding sequence ATGGACGACACCGCGAACGAAGGTGCACCGCCGACAGACGGGTTCGTGCAGCTCCTGCCGCTCGAGTTCCACGCGACCCCCGGCGTCGAAGACTGGCACGTGCTCTTCTGGGGAGCGCACGTCTTCTACCGCACGGCCTCCTTCGCGCAGGCTGCGGGGTTCGTGGCCGCCATCGCCGAGGCGGCCTCAGCGGTCGGCCATGACCCCGACGTCGATGTACGACCCGAGGGCGTGACCGTCCGGTCATTCACCCGACCGGACGGCGCATTGAGCCGCAAGGACGCCGAACTCGCCGCGGCCGTCAGCGCGCACGCCCACCGACTGGGCCTGCAATCCGATCCGTCGCTGCTCGCCGTCGTGGGCATCGCGGTGGCGCAGGATGCCGCGACCGACACCCGTCCGTTCTGGGAGGCCGCGTTCGGCTACCGGCGCGTGGGCGACGAGGATCTCACCGACCCGCTCCGGCGCGGGCCGCACCTGTGGTTCCACGAACTCTCGCCCGCGCGCCCCGGGCGCGGCCGGACGCACATCGACGTGTCGGTGCCCGCAGAAGAAGCGGAGAAGCGCGTGCGGGCCGCGATCGCCGCCGGTGGGCGGATCGTCGACGACAGTCAGGCGCCGAGCTGGTGGACCATCGCCTCGCCCGACAACCATGGCGTCGATATCGCCGGCTGGGCCGACGTCGAGGCGTGA
- a CDS encoding dipeptide/oligopeptide/nickel ABC transporter permease/ATP-binding protein, giving the protein MSEAAAVPVPVDATAPGAQHPFRRLLRNPLGLISLVLLTVIVLAAVFAPWIAPFDPNATKVELTNAPPFTGDYILGGDSAGRDVLSRLLWAARGTLLASTVVLLVSVCIGAVAGLLAGYYAGAIQGVANWVSDVLLALPGVVLLIALYAVIGPNILLAMAIYGVMVAPIFYRLTRSVVASVRGELYVDAAKVSGLTDTRILFRHVVRAVRSPIIIQSSFILGAAVGIQAALEFLGLGSPQEPSWGGMLDFAFRNIYVAPTGVLWPALAVTVTVLAFVLLGNALRDALDPSSKRVILSTRAARALVAAASPVEGVRRMPSTDAILSIRGLRVAYPTNGSGLREVVHGVDLEVRRGEIVGLVGESGSGKSQTAFSVLGVLPKNAVIVGGSVRFDGEEILGREAALRAVRGTKIAYIPQEPMTNLDPTMTIGTQMRRWLRAIRKISRSAADARIADLLQRVGISDAAEVMRKYPHEISGGMAQRVLIAGAVAGDPELIIADEPTTALDVTVQAGVLDLIRGLRDESDLAVVLVTHNLGVVSDLCDRVAVMKNGRIVEDSPTAAFFAGPEADYSRELLRAASELH; this is encoded by the coding sequence ATGAGCGAAGCCGCAGCCGTACCCGTACCGGTCGATGCCACCGCGCCGGGCGCGCAACACCCCTTCCGGAGGCTGCTTCGCAACCCGCTCGGCCTGATCTCCCTGGTGCTGCTCACGGTGATCGTGCTTGCCGCGGTGTTCGCTCCCTGGATCGCGCCGTTCGATCCGAACGCCACCAAAGTCGAGCTCACCAACGCGCCGCCCTTCACCGGCGACTACATCCTGGGCGGAGACTCGGCTGGGCGCGACGTGCTGTCTCGTCTGCTGTGGGCTGCGCGCGGAACCCTGCTCGCGAGCACCGTCGTACTCCTCGTCTCCGTCTGCATCGGCGCGGTCGCCGGCTTGCTAGCCGGCTACTACGCCGGTGCGATCCAGGGCGTGGCGAACTGGGTTTCTGACGTGCTGCTCGCCCTGCCTGGCGTCGTCCTGCTGATCGCGCTCTATGCGGTCATCGGCCCGAACATCCTGCTCGCAATGGCGATCTACGGCGTCATGGTCGCCCCGATCTTCTACCGCCTCACGCGCAGTGTCGTCGCTTCGGTCCGCGGGGAGCTGTACGTCGATGCTGCGAAGGTCTCCGGCTTGACCGACACGCGGATCCTGTTCCGGCATGTTGTGCGCGCCGTGCGCTCGCCGATCATCATTCAGAGTTCGTTCATTCTCGGTGCGGCCGTCGGTATCCAGGCAGCCCTGGAGTTTCTCGGCCTCGGGAGTCCACAGGAGCCTTCGTGGGGCGGCATGCTCGACTTCGCCTTCCGCAACATCTACGTCGCCCCGACCGGGGTGTTGTGGCCGGCGCTCGCGGTCACCGTGACCGTGCTCGCCTTCGTGCTGCTCGGCAACGCGTTGCGCGATGCGCTCGACCCATCGTCCAAGCGCGTTATCCTCTCCACTCGTGCGGCCCGTGCCCTGGTGGCCGCGGCCTCGCCGGTTGAGGGTGTTCGACGCATGCCGTCGACAGATGCGATTCTGAGCATTCGCGGTCTGCGGGTGGCATATCCGACGAATGGTTCGGGCCTCCGCGAAGTGGTGCACGGTGTGGATCTGGAGGTGCGTCGCGGCGAGATCGTCGGACTTGTCGGAGAGTCCGGCTCCGGGAAGTCGCAAACGGCGTTCAGCGTCCTCGGCGTCCTTCCCAAGAACGCCGTTATCGTCGGCGGCTCGGTCCGCTTCGACGGCGAGGAGATCCTGGGCCGAGAGGCGGCGCTCCGCGCCGTTCGCGGAACCAAGATCGCCTACATCCCGCAGGAGCCGATGACCAACCTGGATCCCACGATGACCATTGGAACGCAGATGCGGCGTTGGCTACGCGCTATCCGCAAGATCTCGCGGTCGGCGGCGGATGCGCGCATCGCCGACCTCCTGCAGCGGGTGGGAATCTCGGACGCGGCGGAGGTCATGCGAAAGTACCCGCACGAGATCTCCGGTGGAATGGCGCAGCGAGTGCTCATCGCCGGAGCAGTCGCCGGCGATCCGGAGCTGATCATCGCCGATGAGCCGACCACCGCACTGGATGTGACCGTGCAGGCGGGTGTGCTCGACCTGATCAGAGGCCTGCGTGACGAGAGCGACCTCGCGGTCGTGCTCGTCACCCACAACCTCGGTGTCGTCTCCGACCTCTGCGATCGCGTCGCCGTCATGAAGAACGGCCGGATCGTCGAGGACTCGCCGACGGCGGCGTTCTTCGCGGGTCCTGAGGCCGACTACTCCCGTGAGCTGCTGCGCGCGGCATCCGAATTGCATTGA
- a CDS encoding zinc-dependent alcohol dehydrogenase family protein has protein sequence MRGVIMHGPGDVRVEERPNPTIIETTDAIIRVSATCICGSDLWPYRGADHTDRTPMGHEYVGVVTEIGADVHTVNVGDFVVGSFFASDNECEICRAGYQSRCVHATGLDGTQAEYARIPLADGTLVATPGLPDPELIPALLAASDVLGTGWFAAVAAEAGPGKTVAVVGDGAVGLLAILAAKQLGAERIIAMSRHADRQTLAREFGATDIVEERGDAGVARIKALTGGLGAHSVIEAVGTQESMMQAIRATRPGGHVGYVGVSHDVALPGLELFFSGVHLHGGPAPVRRFLPELIQLIWDRKIDPGKVFDLTLPLDRAADGYRAMDERRATKVLLTL, from the coding sequence ATGCGCGGAGTCATCATGCACGGCCCCGGAGACGTTCGCGTCGAAGAGCGACCGAACCCCACCATCATCGAAACCACCGACGCGATCATCCGCGTGTCCGCAACATGCATCTGCGGCTCGGATCTCTGGCCGTATCGCGGCGCGGATCATACGGATCGCACCCCGATGGGTCACGAGTACGTCGGCGTCGTCACGGAGATCGGCGCCGACGTCCATACGGTGAACGTCGGCGACTTCGTCGTCGGGTCGTTCTTCGCCTCCGACAACGAATGCGAGATCTGCCGTGCCGGCTACCAATCCCGCTGCGTGCACGCGACGGGTCTGGACGGCACCCAGGCCGAGTACGCCCGCATCCCCCTCGCCGACGGAACCCTCGTCGCCACTCCGGGCCTGCCCGACCCCGAGCTGATCCCGGCGCTGCTCGCGGCATCCGACGTGCTCGGCACCGGCTGGTTCGCCGCGGTTGCGGCAGAAGCCGGCCCCGGCAAGACCGTCGCGGTCGTGGGAGACGGCGCTGTGGGACTGCTCGCCATCCTCGCCGCGAAGCAGTTGGGCGCCGAGCGGATCATCGCGATGAGCCGTCACGCCGACCGGCAGACCCTCGCCCGCGAGTTCGGCGCGACCGACATCGTCGAGGAACGCGGCGACGCCGGGGTGGCTCGCATCAAGGCACTCACGGGTGGGCTCGGTGCCCACAGCGTGATCGAGGCCGTCGGCACTCAGGAGTCGATGATGCAGGCCATCCGCGCGACCCGCCCGGGCGGTCACGTCGGCTACGTCGGCGTCTCGCACGACGTCGCACTCCCCGGTCTCGAGCTGTTCTTCTCCGGCGTCCACCTCCACGGCGGGCCAGCGCCCGTACGCCGGTTCCTCCCCGAACTCATCCAGCTGATCTGGGACCGCAAGATCGATCCGGGCAAGGTCTTCGACCTCACCCTTCCGCTGGACCGCGCCGCGGACGGCTACCGGGCGATGGACGAGCGCCGCGCCACCAAGGTGCTGCTGACGCTCTGA
- a CDS encoding ATP-binding cassette domain-containing protein, whose translation MSDPVLEVKDLHVKFGRRSRTTQVIRGVDLTIAQGETLSLVGESGSGKSTIGRAILGLAPISAGSVRFAGTDITHLTRRRRRVSVVGLQAIFQDPYSSLNPAMTVEDILIEPLVVRGIKNARSQVKELLDGVHLPADSGRRLASEFSGGQRQRIAIARALALSPRLIVCDEPTSALDVSTQARILTLLRELQDRTGVAYLFISHDLGVVRSISDRIAVLRHGRIVETGPTRQVTEAPQHPYTRALLLATPVTDPAEQARRRAARHASGLVEAEQDDAA comes from the coding sequence ATGTCAGACCCAGTACTCGAGGTCAAGGACCTCCACGTCAAGTTCGGCCGACGCAGTCGGACCACGCAGGTCATCCGCGGCGTCGACCTGACGATCGCGCAAGGGGAGACCCTGAGCCTTGTCGGCGAGTCCGGTTCCGGAAAGAGCACCATCGGCCGCGCGATCCTCGGGCTTGCACCGATCTCCGCTGGGTCAGTTCGCTTCGCCGGGACCGACATCACGCATCTGACACGTCGGCGGCGGCGCGTCAGCGTTGTGGGACTTCAGGCGATCTTCCAAGACCCGTACTCGTCGCTGAACCCCGCGATGACGGTGGAGGACATCCTGATCGAGCCCCTGGTGGTGCGCGGCATAAAGAACGCGCGATCGCAGGTGAAGGAACTCCTGGACGGCGTGCATCTGCCCGCTGACTCCGGCCGGCGCCTGGCCAGCGAGTTCTCCGGAGGCCAACGGCAGCGCATCGCGATCGCGCGCGCCCTCGCGCTGAGCCCTCGGCTGATCGTCTGCGACGAACCGACTAGCGCGCTGGACGTCTCCACCCAGGCGCGGATCCTCACCCTTCTGCGTGAGCTGCAGGATCGCACGGGTGTCGCGTACCTCTTCATCAGCCATGACCTCGGGGTGGTGCGTAGCATCAGCGATCGGATTGCGGTGCTGCGGCACGGCCGCATCGTTGAAACCGGACCAACCCGACAAGTGACCGAGGCTCCGCAGCACCCGTACACACGTGCCCTGTTGCTCGCGACACCGGTCACCGACCCCGCCGAGCAGGCCCGGCGCCGCGCGGCGCGACATGCCAGCGGTCTTGTGGAGGCGGAGCAGGATGACGCAGCCTGA
- a CDS encoding alpha-L-rhamnosidase-related protein encodes MTQPESPFGPWTGEWISAAQAVADGLHRIGFRRDFTLADPPGAVPLRISADSRYVLWVNGQEIGRGPVRGQPYRWTYDDYDIGAALVEGLNTIAVLVTFYGHDNAIWQRARVSSGLGSSACLIVDLPYAWAALASGPAWTARPMTAWSTLPGAGMLASLPVEIVDQRELDVDWLLPAGDTTEFLSAVPAQALHPGGSRRSRPPAYPYGALRPRGIARLDGDLVSPASATLVRPGEQPSRPPIDSVQAALSGVAALAERSTTESAHRSSPDDPLLWQFDFGRVLSGFVEFAFDAPAGTVFDLAYLERPHDPAQDARYVPRAGARIIARGGPGRFHALETNGVRVAAVLITPPMSADVRIEELRVREHVYPFAPGASFASSDSELERLWHAGVRTVQVNSSDAFTDCPTREQRAWVGDGVVHLGVHLVANRDWRLVERYLDMCDSPRADGMLPMSVAGDIESDSRYTIPDWSLHWLHGLWTYARASHKLDVVRTHLPTAERMLTWFEQYADVDGVLADVPEWGLVDWASVFTSGRSAILTALWVRGLREFAELCDAVGNMGSARWARDLVARTEIGFECFWDPNRAVYVDHIVDGIQMPAVSQAANAAAIVADLVSAERRTALARRITDESHLVSRGWNAASPDRTLAEKVQDRAAGVQRIDWDVRRWIVRAEPFFSSVVHDAVAHAGCADLLPRLLRRWLRFLVDGYDTFGECWDWGTPAHGWSSTPTSDLVTHVLGVSPVGLETDVYRIAPAAAGIEWMRATVPTRAGLLSIELVGGQLTVDSPLPVRIQTWRGEVLALPAGGHRIDLAVESNSGEPVHERA; translated from the coding sequence ATGACGCAGCCTGAGTCCCCGTTCGGACCCTGGACCGGTGAATGGATCAGTGCCGCTCAGGCTGTCGCCGACGGTCTGCATCGAATCGGATTCCGCCGTGACTTCACACTCGCTGACCCGCCGGGGGCCGTCCCGCTTCGCATCAGCGCCGACTCGCGGTACGTGCTGTGGGTCAACGGGCAGGAGATCGGGCGCGGTCCCGTGCGGGGGCAGCCTTACCGTTGGACCTACGACGACTACGACATCGGCGCAGCTCTCGTCGAAGGGCTCAACACGATCGCCGTCCTCGTCACGTTCTACGGTCACGACAACGCGATCTGGCAACGGGCGCGCGTGAGCTCCGGCCTCGGCTCCTCGGCGTGCCTGATCGTCGACCTGCCCTACGCCTGGGCTGCGCTCGCCAGCGGCCCCGCGTGGACCGCGCGGCCGATGACGGCATGGTCGACGCTGCCAGGGGCAGGGATGCTGGCTTCGCTCCCGGTGGAGATCGTCGACCAACGCGAGCTCGACGTCGATTGGCTCCTGCCGGCCGGTGACACGACCGAGTTCCTGAGCGCTGTCCCCGCGCAGGCGCTTCACCCGGGTGGGTCGCGTCGTTCTCGCCCGCCCGCCTACCCTTACGGCGCACTGCGACCCCGAGGCATCGCACGACTGGACGGTGATCTGGTGTCGCCCGCGTCTGCGACCCTGGTGCGTCCCGGCGAGCAACCGTCAAGGCCCCCCATCGACTCCGTGCAGGCGGCTTTGTCCGGTGTCGCGGCGCTGGCAGAGCGCTCGACCACGGAATCCGCGCACCGTTCATCGCCGGATGACCCACTCCTCTGGCAGTTCGATTTTGGTCGAGTGCTGTCGGGATTCGTCGAGTTCGCGTTCGACGCCCCAGCAGGCACCGTGTTCGATCTTGCATACCTGGAGCGTCCCCACGATCCGGCACAGGATGCCCGGTACGTGCCGCGTGCCGGGGCCAGGATCATCGCGCGCGGGGGGCCGGGGCGATTCCATGCCCTCGAGACGAACGGGGTACGCGTGGCGGCCGTGCTGATCACGCCGCCAATGTCGGCTGACGTACGGATCGAGGAGTTGCGGGTACGCGAACACGTGTACCCCTTCGCCCCGGGGGCATCCTTCGCCTCCAGCGATTCCGAGCTCGAGCGGCTGTGGCACGCGGGCGTGCGCACGGTGCAGGTGAACTCTTCCGATGCCTTTACGGACTGTCCTACTCGCGAGCAGCGCGCCTGGGTCGGTGACGGGGTCGTGCACCTCGGCGTGCATCTCGTCGCTAATCGGGACTGGCGCCTGGTCGAGCGATACCTCGATATGTGCGACTCTCCTCGCGCCGACGGGATGCTGCCGATGTCGGTCGCGGGCGACATCGAATCCGACTCGCGGTACACGATCCCGGACTGGTCGCTGCACTGGCTGCATGGCCTGTGGACCTACGCCCGGGCGAGTCACAAGCTCGATGTGGTGCGCACGCACCTACCCACCGCGGAACGGATGCTGACCTGGTTCGAACAGTACGCCGATGTGGACGGCGTGCTCGCGGATGTCCCCGAGTGGGGGCTGGTCGACTGGGCCAGCGTCTTCACCTCTGGGCGCAGTGCGATCCTCACAGCTCTCTGGGTGCGAGGCCTGCGCGAGTTCGCCGAGCTCTGTGACGCGGTCGGCAACATGGGCAGCGCGCGGTGGGCACGCGATCTGGTCGCCAGAACCGAGATCGGGTTCGAGTGCTTCTGGGATCCCAACCGCGCCGTGTACGTCGACCACATCGTCGATGGGATCCAGATGCCGGCGGTCTCGCAAGCGGCCAATGCTGCGGCGATTGTCGCCGACCTGGTGTCCGCTGAACGTCGGACGGCGCTGGCCCGCCGCATCACAGACGAATCCCACCTCGTCTCGCGCGGGTGGAACGCGGCATCTCCTGACCGGACGCTCGCAGAGAAGGTGCAGGACCGCGCCGCCGGCGTGCAGCGGATCGACTGGGATGTGCGGCGCTGGATCGTCCGTGCGGAACCCTTCTTCTCGTCCGTGGTGCATGATGCGGTGGCGCATGCCGGTTGTGCCGACTTGCTTCCGCGCCTCCTGCGCAGGTGGCTGCGTTTCCTCGTCGACGGCTACGACACCTTCGGCGAATGTTGGGACTGGGGAACGCCAGCGCACGGGTGGAGCAGCACTCCCACGAGCGATCTCGTCACTCATGTGCTGGGAGTCTCCCCGGTAGGCCTGGAAACCGACGTATACCGGATCGCTCCGGCAGCGGCCGGGATTGAATGGATGAGGGCGACCGTTCCGACGCGCGCGGGACTCCTGAGTATCGAACTCGTCGGCGGCCAGCTCACCGTGGACAGCCCACTGCCCGTGCGCATCCAGACGTGGAGGGGTGAGGTCTTGGCACTTCCCGCGGGCGGGCATCGGATCGACCTGGCCGTGGAATCCAACTCAGGCGAGCCCGTACACGAGCGGGCATAG